Proteins encoded in a region of the Mucilaginibacter sabulilitoris genome:
- a CDS encoding SDR family NAD(P)-dependent oxidoreductase, translated as MQPLKNKIAFVTGGSRGMGAAIVKQLAREGAEVTFTYVNGKEKAGALVEELNGENLSINAIKANNAIEGEITSALAQTLEKFGRLDILVNNAGVYLGKPIEEHTMDDYRLLMNVNVSAVVEGVLFAAQNMANNGRIITIGSNMADRVAFAQGTLYAMSKSALIGLTKGLARDLGPKGITVNLVQPGPVNTDMNPENGGHADYARGLMAIPKYGHPEQIANMVAFLANPAASYTTGSIITIDGGTNC; from the coding sequence ATGCAACCATTAAAAAATAAAATAGCCTTTGTTACCGGAGGAAGCCGGGGCATGGGCGCCGCAATAGTGAAACAACTGGCCCGCGAAGGGGCAGAAGTAACCTTTACTTATGTAAACGGTAAAGAAAAGGCAGGTGCCTTAGTTGAGGAGCTGAACGGAGAAAATTTGAGCATTAACGCAATTAAGGCAAATAATGCTATTGAAGGCGAAATAACATCGGCCCTGGCACAAACACTTGAAAAATTTGGCAGGCTGGATATTCTGGTTAACAACGCGGGAGTTTATTTGGGTAAGCCTATTGAAGAGCATACCATGGATGATTACCGGTTGCTGATGAATGTTAATGTGAGCGCAGTGGTTGAAGGCGTTTTGTTTGCCGCACAAAACATGGCTAACAACGGCAGGATCATAACCATTGGCAGCAATATGGCCGACAGAGTGGCCTTTGCCCAGGGAACTTTATATGCCATGAGCAAATCGGCATTAATTGGGCTCACCAAAGGTTTGGCGAGAGATCTGGGCCCGAAGGGAATCACTGTAAACCTGGTACAACCCGGACCTGTTAATACAGATATGAACCCCGAAAATGGTGGACACGCAGACTATGCCAGGGGCCTGATGGCCATACCAAAATATGGTCATCCTGAGCAAATTGCAAATATGGTAGCCTTCCTCGCCAATCCGGCAGCGAGCTATACCACAGGCTCCATCATTACTATTGATGGTGGAACCAACTGCTAA
- a CDS encoding winged helix-turn-helix transcriptional regulator has translation MRKESSTNLENELLIKASCGTFYTLSVIGSRWKPLILWRLLLKGCLRYSQLKNSMPNVSERILILQLRELEQDKLISRKVYPEVPPKVEYSLTALGLSLEPILRSLSEWGDANRPNRTTESADQIGEPNEKELSL, from the coding sequence ATGAGAAAAGAAAGCTCAACAAATCTGGAAAATGAACTGCTGATCAAAGCCAGCTGCGGCACATTTTACACCCTCAGCGTTATAGGAAGTCGCTGGAAACCATTGATATTGTGGCGATTATTATTAAAGGGTTGTTTGCGTTATAGCCAGCTCAAAAACTCTATGCCGAATGTTTCTGAACGGATATTAATACTTCAACTGCGTGAGTTGGAGCAGGATAAGCTCATTAGCAGAAAAGTTTACCCTGAAGTTCCGCCTAAGGTTGAATACAGTTTAACAGCGTTGGGACTAAGCCTGGAGCCTATATTAAGATCTTTGTCTGAATGGGGCGATGCCAATAGACCGAACAGAACAACAGAATCCGCTGATCAAATTGGTGAACCGAATGAAAAGGAATTAAGTTTGTAG